The following are from one region of the Rosettibacter firmus genome:
- a CDS encoding YunG family protein, protein MDLETLVSILKKAWSRKTCYLPDQEKWSPDNPAFGQCAITALIIQDFFGGEILYCKHYHHYWNKLPDGRIVDLTKEQFGENANPCPDFIVSRKDILESEGAKKAKTLTRYLMLKRRVTRYLILNRKINKELKEDDGYG, encoded by the coding sequence ATGGATTTAGAAACTTTAGTAAGTATTTTAAAGAAAGCATGGTCCCGGAAAACATGTTATTTACCAGACCAAGAAAAATGGTCCCCTGATAATCCTGCATTTGGTCAATGCGCAATTACAGCTTTAATTATCCAGGATTTTTTTGGAGGTGAAATATTATATTGTAAGCATTATCATCACTATTGGAATAAACTACCGGATGGTCGTATTGTTGACTTAACAAAAGAACAGTTTGGGGAAAATGCTAATCCGTGTCCAGATTTTATTGTTTCACGCAAGGATATTTTAGAATCTGAAGGAGCTAAAAAAGCAAAAACTCTTACAAGATATTTAATGTTGAAAAGAAGGGTTACAAGATATTTAATATTGAATAGAAAAATAAATAAAGAATTAAAAGAGGATGACG
- a CDS encoding DNA double-strand break repair nuclease NurA has protein sequence MEKSNKILFAELPEALVEEMLSKSEQVGDKLYDAFKEIQNNKARLREQLEQKNILKKDTELPYVSPPTTCGIDGSYAVEKLLATDFVACAAVSIEGLTPPSEKRFWEKPYHRVFIYPEKHDPDTGTIIRGVMMEMELELAAKAPHDIVFLDGSLTTPLIYMNQAINKMLEWKNEGIYTEVGEELEKRFGGFLEDYKTILESSRTDKMWVSLPKYTTRRELGKMFNWPSHYDDRAVLNTILLPSEFTSPIPLEKPQQTWHLRIPSNEKKLETLKDEIISAITRLYVIYYRPHNWTPVFRIEIASSVAENNSRIAILLQGLKYQSGTPGIIEPYPLYIADRMVKHLGGAIPAFRQTATRRMTELHKGDIGEIFFSMHGYRTESGR, from the coding sequence TTGGAAAAATCTAACAAAATTCTTTTTGCAGAACTTCCTGAAGCCCTTGTAGAAGAAATGCTTTCTAAAAGTGAGCAAGTTGGAGATAAGCTTTATGATGCTTTTAAAGAAATCCAAAATAATAAAGCTAGGTTGCGTGAACAATTGGAACAAAAAAATATTCTAAAAAAAGATACAGAATTACCCTATGTGTCTCCACCTACAACTTGCGGAATAGATGGTTCTTATGCAGTTGAGAAACTTTTAGCAACTGACTTTGTTGCTTGCGCAGCAGTTTCAATTGAAGGCTTAACCCCACCTTCCGAAAAAAGGTTCTGGGAGAAACCCTATCATAGAGTGTTTATTTACCCGGAAAAGCATGATCCTGATACAGGTACAATTATTAGAGGAGTTATGATGGAGATGGAACTTGAACTGGCTGCAAAGGCTCCTCATGATATAGTTTTCTTGGATGGTTCTCTTACAACACCTTTAATATATATGAACCAGGCAATAAACAAAATGCTGGAATGGAAAAACGAAGGCATTTACACAGAAGTTGGCGAAGAACTGGAAAAAAGGTTCGGAGGCTTTCTTGAAGATTATAAAACTATTTTGGAATCTTCAAGAACCGATAAAATGTGGGTGAGTTTACCAAAATACACAACGAGAAGAGAATTAGGCAAAATGTTTAATTGGCCATCTCATTACGATGACCGTGCAGTTTTAAATACTATTTTATTACCAAGTGAATTTACTTCACCAATTCCATTAGAAAAACCTCAACAAACTTGGCATTTGAGAATTCCTTCCAATGAGAAAAAACTTGAAACATTGAAAGATGAGATTATTTCAGCAATAACTAGACTTTATGTTATATATTACAGACCACATAATTGGACCCCAGTTTTTAGAATTGAGATAGCTTCTTCTGTTGCCGAAAATAATTCTCGTATAGCTATATTACTTCAGGGTCTTAAATATCAATCAGGAACACCAGGAATTATAGAACCTTATCCTCTTTATATTGCAGACCGAATGGTAAAACATCTTGGAGGGGCTATCCCTGCCTTCAGACAGACAGCTACCAGACGAATGACAGAATTACATAAAGGGGATATAGGAGAGATATTTTTCAGTATGCATGGGTATAGAACAGAAAGCGGGAGATAA
- a CDS encoding Druantia anti-phage system protein DruA has protein sequence MNKIALKNKIVKALEEQGFKINPHVRPARYSKTIYRRIQQKARFEQLSLHRNFLLNSIEKVKEYCRDGSDINPEKLSLELREVKSGSLEEIIFRWWNLVWWSIPYQRSYGRQMRFLLWDNTHDAPFGLICLQSPVLKMSVRDRYLGIPNTELDVWVNKSMHAQRVGALPPYNELLGGKMVALALTCNEIRDSYRRKYNNTVTILQKRVLKPELLFITTTSAFGKSSIYNRLKYNDDIVAMSLGYTQGSGTFHIPEGLYQEILEFLSQKGIDISRGYGHGPSRKLKLISLGLEHLGLSKYEYHGIKREFYLFPLVKNLQEVIHSNHKPIWLDRSFDELVEYWKYRWALPRAERMPGWENFKSKKFFKKIENMLMEM, from the coding sequence ATGAACAAAATAGCATTAAAAAATAAAATTGTTAAGGCTTTGGAAGAACAGGGATTTAAAATAAATCCCCATGTGCGACCAGCAAGATATAGTAAAACAATATATCGACGGATTCAGCAAAAGGCAAGGTTTGAACAATTATCACTACATAGAAATTTTTTGTTAAATTCTATTGAAAAGGTGAAAGAATATTGTAGAGACGGTTCAGATATTAATCCAGAAAAGCTTTCTTTAGAATTGAGGGAGGTTAAGTCAGGATCTCTTGAGGAAATTATATTTAGATGGTGGAATTTAGTTTGGTGGAGCATTCCTTATCAACGATCATATGGTCGTCAGATGAGATTTTTACTGTGGGATAATACACATGATGCTCCTTTTGGTTTAATATGTTTACAAAGTCCTGTTTTGAAGATGTCAGTTAGGGATAGATATTTAGGAATTCCTAATACTGAATTAGATGTCTGGGTGAACAAATCAATGCACGCTCAGAGGGTTGGTGCTTTACCACCTTATAATGAATTATTGGGTGGGAAAATGGTTGCTCTTGCTTTAACTTGTAATGAGATAAGAGATTCGTACAGAAGGAAATACAATAATACTGTAACAATCTTACAAAAACGGGTTTTAAAACCAGAACTTTTATTTATTACTACTACGAGTGCTTTTGGTAAAAGTAGTATATATAATCGTTTAAAATACAATGATGACATTGTAGCTATGTCTTTAGGTTATACGCAAGGATCAGGTACATTTCATATTCCAGAAGGTTTATATCAAGAAATTTTAGAATTTTTATCTCAAAAAGGTATTGATATTTCCAGGGGATATGGGCATGGACCCTCAAGAAAGCTTAAACTGATAAGTCTTGGCTTAGAACATCTGGGTTTATCAAAGTATGAATATCATGGGATTAAGCGAGAATTCTATTTGTTCCCTCTAGTAAAAAATCTACAGGAAGTTATCCACAGTAATCATAAACCTATTTGGCTTGACCGTTCTTTTGATGAGCTTGTAGAGTACTGGAAATACCGATGGGCTTTGCCAAGAGCAGAAAGAATGCCTGGATGGGAAAATTTTAAAAGCAAAAAATTTTTTAAAAAAATAGAAAATATGTTGATGGAGATGTAA